A stretch of Microbulbifer bruguierae DNA encodes these proteins:
- a CDS encoding alanine/glycine:cation symporter family protein: MESFNQLLLSLDGLLGSAPWFPWVLLGVGFFFTVYLGFPQIRYFGHAIKIVQGKYDKPGDPGDTSHFQALSTALSGTVGTGNIGGVGLAIFLGGPAALFWMWVTAFLGMTTKFVEVTLSHKYRIKAADGFYAGGPMFYMERRLNMKWLAVIFAIATVISSFGTGSLPQVNNIAQAMYDTFGLSKMLTGGVLAILLGLVIIGGITRIAKVTSTIVPVMAVLYIVGALGVILYNYQNIIPSFAAVFSDAFNGSSAVGGFLGASFAYAFNRGVNRGLFSNEAGQGSAPIAHAAARADEPVSEGMVSLLEPFIDTLIICTLTGLVILSSGVWTEKHMNRFERADMTIVTGSYSDKDEAQVKQLFGYLSGKPSDVGTYTGTIVVADGQPLNKGEFTVLNSRSVAEDVEFRVAGDNYSGTLKVNDGRLVNPNVDVWGNSLLHSVALTNRAFQRGFFGDYGSYIVTLGILLFAFSTAIAWSYYGDRSMIYLFGPKAVMPYRLVYVVAFFWAAVEDTTVIWNLSAVAIVLMTLPNLFGITILAKEMKDTVKDYWKDPSHK; the protein is encoded by the coding sequence TTGGAATCATTCAATCAATTGTTGTTATCCCTGGATGGACTGCTGGGGTCTGCGCCCTGGTTTCCCTGGGTTCTTCTCGGGGTGGGTTTTTTCTTTACGGTGTATCTCGGATTTCCGCAGATTCGTTATTTTGGTCACGCAATAAAGATCGTTCAGGGCAAGTACGACAAGCCTGGCGATCCAGGTGATACCTCTCACTTTCAGGCGCTGTCCACTGCGCTTTCCGGTACCGTGGGTACTGGTAATATCGGCGGTGTAGGTCTGGCAATTTTTCTTGGCGGCCCAGCGGCACTCTTCTGGATGTGGGTCACTGCCTTCCTTGGTATGACGACCAAGTTTGTCGAGGTAACCCTTTCCCACAAGTATCGTATCAAGGCCGCTGACGGCTTTTATGCGGGTGGTCCCATGTTTTACATGGAGCGCCGTCTCAATATGAAGTGGCTAGCGGTGATTTTTGCCATAGCTACCGTGATCAGTTCTTTTGGTACCGGCAGCCTGCCGCAGGTCAACAATATCGCACAGGCCATGTACGACACCTTTGGTTTGAGCAAGATGCTTACCGGTGGTGTGCTGGCAATTCTGCTTGGTCTGGTGATTATCGGCGGTATTACCCGTATCGCCAAAGTAACCTCGACCATCGTGCCTGTGATGGCGGTCTTGTATATCGTTGGCGCGCTCGGAGTGATCCTCTACAACTACCAGAACATCATTCCTTCATTCGCAGCGGTATTTTCCGATGCGTTTAACGGTAGCTCCGCGGTAGGCGGCTTCCTTGGTGCCAGCTTCGCCTATGCCTTTAATCGCGGTGTAAACCGGGGACTCTTCTCTAACGAAGCAGGGCAGGGATCCGCGCCCATTGCGCACGCCGCGGCTCGCGCCGATGAACCAGTTTCTGAGGGTATGGTTTCCCTGCTGGAGCCGTTCATTGATACCCTGATCATCTGTACGCTGACCGGCCTGGTGATTCTATCTTCCGGTGTGTGGACCGAGAAGCATATGAACCGCTTCGAACGGGCGGATATGACCATCGTCACCGGTAGCTACTCGGACAAAGATGAAGCGCAGGTGAAGCAGCTGTTCGGATACCTGAGTGGCAAACCCAGCGATGTCGGTACCTATACCGGCACCATTGTAGTGGCCGATGGGCAGCCTCTGAACAAGGGTGAATTCACTGTGCTGAACTCCCGCTCCGTGGCTGAGGATGTGGAGTTTCGGGTGGCAGGTGATAATTATTCCGGCACCTTGAAGGTTAATGATGGCCGTCTGGTAAATCCGAACGTCGATGTGTGGGGTAATTCGCTGTTGCACTCGGTAGCTCTTACAAACCGAGCCTTCCAGCGGGGCTTCTTTGGTGATTACGGCAGTTACATCGTAACGTTGGGTATTCTGCTGTTTGCTTTCTCTACCGCCATTGCCTGGTCTTACTATGGCGATCGCTCAATGATTTACCTGTTCGGCCCCAAAGCCGTGATGCCCTATCGTCTGGTGTATGTGGTGGCCTTTTTCTGGGCGGCGGTTGAGGATACGACGGTGATCTGGAACCTTTCTGCCGTTGCCATCGTATTGATGACGCTGCCTAACCTGTTCGGGATCACTATCCTGGCGAAGGAAATGAAGGATACGGTCAAGGATTACTGGAAGGATCCCAGCCACAAGTAA
- a CDS encoding 5'-nucleotidase encodes MSSSSSPSIVASGNNKLIIAISSRALFDLRESHQVYEEQGVEAFAAYQIERENDVLPKGEAFSLVEKFLQINQRLDGEPRVEVILLSRNSADTGLRVFNSIEHYGLNISRAAFCNGESPYRYIAPFGCHLFLSTDGSDVRRALEQGIAAATLIPGGARQRGDDTLRFAFDGDAVIFSDEAEQIFKRDGLAAFTTAERASARQPLQGGPFKGFLEALQQLQAEFHPESCPIRTALVTARSAPAHERVIRTLREWNIRIDESIFLGGLPKGEFLRAFGADVFFDDQPNHCASAAAHVATGHVPHGIANVEV; translated from the coding sequence ATGAGCAGCTCATCTAGTCCATCAATAGTCGCCAGCGGTAACAACAAACTCATTATCGCGATTTCCTCGCGAGCGCTGTTCGATCTGCGCGAGAGCCACCAGGTATACGAAGAGCAGGGGGTGGAGGCGTTTGCGGCCTACCAGATTGAGCGCGAAAACGATGTGCTGCCAAAGGGGGAGGCGTTCTCCCTGGTCGAAAAATTTTTACAGATCAACCAGCGTCTCGACGGTGAGCCCAGGGTTGAGGTGATCCTGCTGTCGCGCAACAGTGCTGATACCGGGTTGCGCGTGTTCAACTCCATCGAGCACTATGGCCTGAACATCAGTCGTGCCGCGTTCTGTAATGGCGAAAGTCCTTATCGTTACATAGCCCCTTTTGGTTGCCATCTTTTTCTGTCGACCGATGGAAGCGATGTGCGACGTGCACTGGAGCAGGGTATCGCCGCGGCAACCCTTATTCCCGGAGGTGCGCGCCAGCGCGGCGATGACACTCTGCGTTTCGCATTTGATGGTGACGCGGTGATTTTTTCTGACGAGGCAGAGCAGATTTTCAAACGTGATGGTCTTGCCGCCTTTACCACCGCAGAGCGCGCCTCCGCCAGGCAACCCTTGCAGGGCGGTCCCTTCAAAGGTTTTTTGGAAGCGCTACAGCAACTGCAGGCAGAGTTTCATCCAGAAAGCTGTCCCATCCGAACAGCGCTGGTCACCGCGCGCTCCGCACCTGCACATGAGCGCGTAATCCGAACTCTGCGCGAATGGAACATCCGCATCGACGAGTCCATTTTTCTTGGGGGGCTTCCAAAAGGGGAGTTCCTGCGGGCCTTTGGTGCCGATGTATTTTTTGATGACCAGCCCAACCACTGCGCTTCGGCAGCCGCCCATGTGGCAACCGGTCATGTCCCTCACGGCATTGCCAATGTCGAAGTGTAA
- a CDS encoding NAD(P)/FAD-dependent oxidoreductase gives MPASGTVTKLLGHIDSYYAASANNAPLYPALDQVVEADVCIIGAGYTGLSSALHLAEQGYKVVVLEAERIGWGASGRNGGHVGVGQRKGQEELERMLGLDAARVLWDMGLEAVKTVEDLIHKHNIQCDLKRGIMHLAAKPSHDGWLREEVELLNTRYGYDKMRYADREEVGALVGSQRFYGGQIDSGSLHLHPLNYALGLAAAAANAGVQFYEFSRVTSYTGGSPCVVNTAKGQVKARNVVLACNGYLGNLEPRMAGRIMPINNFILATEPLPEETARELIANDYALQDTLFVINYWKLSGDNRLVFGGGENYTSRFPQDIRAFVRRYMLETYPQLADTRIDYGWGGTLAITLNRMPSIGRLEPNVYYSQGYSGHGVPTATFAGKLLAEAIGGTEEQFDVLSRIPTPSFPGGTLLRWPGLVAGMLYYSLKDKLGR, from the coding sequence ATGCCAGCCAGCGGAACAGTCACCAAACTGCTAGGCCATATCGATTCTTATTACGCCGCCAGCGCGAATAATGCACCCCTCTATCCAGCTCTTGATCAAGTAGTTGAGGCGGATGTGTGCATCATTGGTGCTGGCTACACCGGGCTTTCCAGCGCACTACACCTCGCCGAGCAGGGCTATAAGGTGGTGGTGCTTGAGGCCGAGCGTATTGGCTGGGGGGCTTCAGGTCGTAACGGCGGCCACGTCGGGGTAGGGCAGCGCAAAGGGCAGGAAGAGCTTGAGCGGATGCTTGGCTTGGACGCAGCACGGGTTCTGTGGGACATGGGGCTGGAAGCGGTAAAGACCGTGGAAGACCTGATCCACAAGCACAACATTCAGTGCGACCTGAAGCGGGGCATCATGCACCTCGCGGCCAAGCCCAGTCACGATGGTTGGTTACGCGAAGAAGTCGAGCTGCTCAATACTCGCTATGGCTACGACAAGATGCGTTATGCGGACAGAGAAGAAGTGGGCGCGCTGGTGGGGTCCCAGCGGTTTTATGGCGGCCAGATCGACAGCGGCTCACTGCACCTGCACCCACTGAACTACGCCCTGGGCCTGGCGGCCGCTGCCGCGAACGCTGGTGTTCAATTCTATGAGTTCAGCCGCGTTACCAGTTACACCGGTGGCAGCCCGTGTGTGGTCAACACCGCCAAGGGGCAGGTGAAGGCCCGCAATGTGGTGCTGGCCTGTAATGGTTATCTGGGCAATCTGGAACCGCGGATGGCGGGGCGGATTATGCCTATCAACAACTTCATTCTCGCGACCGAGCCTCTCCCGGAAGAGACTGCGCGGGAATTGATCGCGAACGATTACGCGTTGCAAGACACCCTTTTTGTGATCAATTACTGGAAGCTTTCCGGTGATAACCGTCTGGTCTTCGGCGGAGGGGAGAACTACACCTCCCGCTTCCCTCAGGATATACGCGCATTCGTACGCAGGTACATGTTAGAAACCTACCCGCAATTGGCCGATACCCGTATTGACTATGGGTGGGGCGGTACTCTGGCGATCACCCTGAATCGAATGCCGAGTATCGGCCGTCTTGAACCCAATGTGTATTACAGCCAGGGGTACTCTGGGCACGGGGTTCCCACGGCGACTTTTGCTGGAAAACTGCTTGCGGAAGCAATTGGCGGCACGGAAGAGCAGTTTGATGTATTGTCGCGTATTCCAACGCCGAGCTTCCCCGGGGGAACGCTACTGCGTTGGCCAGGGCTGGTAGCGGGAATGCTTTATTACAGCTTGAAGGACAAGCTGGGCCGGTGA
- the cysB gene encoding HTH-type transcriptional regulator CysB yields the protein MKLQQLRYIWEVAHHDLNVSATAQSLFTSQPGISKQIRLLEDELGVEIFARSGKHLTRVTPAGEAILKTAGEIMRKVENIKQVAQEFSNDKRGSLAIATTHTQARYALPPVIKGFIARYPEVSLHMHQGTPMQISEMAADGTADFAIATEALELFSDLVMMPVYRWNRCILVPKGHELCQLSKLTLEEVAKYPIVTYVFGFTGRSKLDEAFLEKGLSPKVVFTAADADVIKTYVRLGLGIGIVADMAAVEDEDSDLVALDASELFQSSVTKIGFRKGIFLRGFMYEFIQQFAPHLTREVVEQAAQASSRAEIDELFSHIDLPVY from the coding sequence ATGAAGCTGCAGCAGCTGCGTTATATCTGGGAAGTGGCGCACCACGACCTCAATGTATCTGCCACGGCACAGAGTCTATTCACCTCACAACCGGGTATCAGTAAACAGATCCGGCTGCTTGAGGACGAGCTTGGCGTGGAGATTTTTGCACGCAGTGGCAAACACTTGACGCGGGTCACTCCGGCCGGAGAGGCCATTTTGAAAACCGCCGGCGAAATCATGCGCAAGGTGGAAAATATCAAGCAGGTGGCGCAGGAGTTCAGCAACGACAAGCGCGGCAGCCTCGCCATTGCTACCACCCATACCCAAGCCCGCTATGCGTTGCCTCCGGTGATCAAGGGGTTTATCGCCCGTTACCCTGAAGTGTCTCTGCACATGCATCAGGGCACGCCCATGCAAATCTCAGAAATGGCGGCAGACGGTACGGCAGACTTTGCCATTGCCACCGAGGCGCTGGAACTGTTCAGTGATCTGGTGATGATGCCCGTGTATCGGTGGAATCGCTGTATTCTGGTCCCCAAGGGGCACGAGCTTTGCCAGCTTTCCAAGCTTACTCTGGAGGAGGTCGCCAAGTACCCGATCGTGACCTACGTATTTGGTTTTACCGGGCGTTCAAAGCTGGATGAAGCCTTTCTGGAAAAAGGTCTTTCGCCGAAGGTGGTATTTACCGCAGCCGATGCGGATGTGATCAAAACCTATGTGCGACTTGGGCTGGGCATCGGCATTGTTGCAGATATGGCTGCGGTGGAAGATGAAGACAGTGATCTGGTAGCACTCGATGCCAGTGAGCTGTTCCAATCCAGTGTGACCAAGATCGGCTTCCGCAAGGGGATTTTCCTGCGAGGATTTATGTACGAATTTATCCAGCAATTCGCGCCCCACCTGACCCGCGAAGTGGTCGAGCAGGCCGCCCAGGCCTCTTCCCGTGCGGAGATCGATGAGCTCTTTTCGCATATTGATCTGCCCGTTTACTAG
- a CDS encoding TonB-dependent receptor, protein MTQSIQPFAAKKHILASTIGAAVLSIAGGASAAPEIEEVTVTAQMRAESLKDVPMSVSAFSGEAIKNSNLSDFKDLFAITPGISGDTTDSFFDTVSVRGVNNNSFGTGSDPALGVFLDGVYQSRTGATPTMYDLERVEIVKGPQGTLFGRNTASGAIAMTSRKPGDVFGGEISINAGQYGRANFEGAVDMPVSEDLALRISGIHQQEDGHVKNLEGGRKLGASEADAMRVTAVYSGFENTSMTLLAQYEDRISDGTIYRALGTEGAYDEVYNDQQGTDQAEIGDVIFTVEHQLGDITLSAISGYKTHNYTYVEDFDGTAQSIDTFVRDQSGDFFSQEFRLTSDNSGPFNWVLGASYYRENLNAYFAGVDSEDFICAGAMEVDYELDVDSSMTCEELALAFPDEMDDAFWTGGDPWEYAPTEGMSIPGGVRVPNGMSVEEAYTRGEFSGWGVFANTTFDLTEATSLGLGVRYTEDHKKYTVDSPWPDTWTGGWNYQAMFTDGPITGDNTWSNISGRATVNHDFSDRVTAYASVATGYKSGGFDYLTYRVTDPAFAEDQDAWLEEYEWTVDSATGEPNNFDEEQVLSYELGVKARLLDNRLHVNAAAFQYTYDNLQQAFFIGAAAVTRNVGESQGRGMEVDARWLITDSLDLYLGLAWLDTEFTGAPEELCEDCDGNQMAFSPEFSSATVLTYTRDLGFGTMALSGEYTYTGEQFADLENTEEVKLASRSLVNLRASLTAPSEKWTAGLYVENLTGEEYYHWGYAAADYNLPATQTDPSRGRVAGVNLDYRF, encoded by the coding sequence ATGACGCAATCTATCCAGCCGTTTGCCGCCAAGAAACACATCCTGGCCTCCACCATCGGTGCAGCCGTTTTGAGCATCGCCGGCGGTGCGAGCGCTGCGCCGGAAATTGAAGAGGTGACTGTCACCGCGCAGATGCGCGCAGAGTCCCTGAAAGACGTACCCATGTCCGTCAGTGCCTTTTCTGGTGAGGCGATCAAGAATTCCAACCTCAGCGATTTCAAAGATCTGTTTGCCATTACACCCGGTATATCGGGCGATACCACCGATTCCTTCTTCGATACGGTGTCCGTACGCGGTGTGAATAACAACAGTTTTGGCACCGGTAGTGATCCGGCTCTGGGTGTGTTCCTTGATGGCGTTTACCAGAGTCGCACCGGTGCCACGCCGACCATGTATGACCTGGAACGGGTAGAGATCGTCAAGGGGCCTCAAGGTACCCTATTTGGGCGCAATACGGCGTCCGGTGCCATCGCGATGACTTCCCGCAAGCCTGGTGACGTTTTTGGTGGAGAAATCTCCATCAACGCCGGCCAGTACGGCCGGGCGAATTTCGAAGGGGCCGTGGACATGCCGGTGAGTGAGGATCTCGCGCTGCGCATATCCGGTATTCACCAGCAGGAAGACGGCCATGTGAAAAACCTTGAAGGCGGCCGTAAGCTGGGTGCCAGTGAAGCGGATGCCATGCGTGTGACCGCCGTTTACAGCGGGTTTGAGAACACTAGCATGACACTGCTCGCGCAGTATGAAGACCGCATCAGTGACGGAACCATTTACCGGGCGCTGGGTACTGAAGGCGCCTATGATGAGGTTTACAACGACCAGCAGGGCACAGACCAAGCGGAAATCGGCGATGTGATTTTCACTGTCGAACACCAGTTGGGGGATATCACTCTCAGCGCTATTAGCGGCTATAAAACCCACAACTACACCTATGTCGAGGACTTTGATGGGACCGCGCAGTCCATTGATACGTTTGTGCGCGATCAGTCCGGAGATTTTTTCAGTCAGGAATTCCGCCTGACTTCCGACAACTCAGGGCCCTTTAATTGGGTGCTGGGAGCGAGTTATTACCGGGAAAACCTGAACGCTTACTTTGCCGGCGTCGATTCCGAAGACTTCATCTGTGCTGGCGCCATGGAAGTCGACTACGAGCTGGATGTGGATTCATCCATGACCTGTGAAGAGCTCGCGCTGGCGTTTCCTGATGAAATGGACGATGCCTTCTGGACCGGTGGCGACCCTTGGGAGTATGCCCCAACCGAAGGCATGTCTATTCCGGGCGGTGTCCGGGTACCGAACGGCATGTCTGTAGAAGAGGCCTATACTCGCGGTGAATTCAGCGGCTGGGGTGTATTCGCGAATACCACCTTTGACCTCACCGAGGCCACCAGTCTCGGTCTGGGTGTGCGCTACACCGAAGACCACAAAAAATACACCGTGGATTCTCCGTGGCCAGATACCTGGACCGGTGGCTGGAACTATCAGGCCATGTTTACCGATGGTCCGATTACCGGCGATAACACCTGGAGCAATATTTCCGGCCGTGCCACCGTGAATCACGATTTCAGCGATCGTGTCACCGCCTATGCCAGTGTGGCTACCGGTTACAAGTCCGGTGGTTTCGATTATCTGACCTACCGCGTAACTGATCCGGCCTTTGCAGAAGATCAGGATGCCTGGCTCGAAGAGTATGAGTGGACCGTCGATAGTGCTACCGGCGAGCCCAACAACTTTGATGAAGAACAGGTTCTGTCCTATGAGCTTGGCGTGAAAGCGCGCTTGCTGGATAACCGATTGCATGTCAATGCGGCGGCATTTCAGTACACCTATGACAATCTGCAACAGGCATTCTTTATCGGTGCCGCCGCCGTTACCCGTAATGTGGGAGAAAGCCAAGGGCGGGGTATGGAAGTGGATGCCCGCTGGTTGATCACCGATAGCCTCGACCTCTACCTGGGACTCGCCTGGCTGGATACCGAGTTCACCGGTGCGCCGGAAGAGTTGTGTGAGGATTGTGATGGTAACCAGATGGCATTCTCACCCGAGTTTTCCTCCGCTACCGTGCTGACTTATACCCGAGATCTGGGGTTCGGCACCATGGCGCTTTCCGGCGAATATACCTATACCGGTGAGCAGTTCGCCGATCTCGAAAACACCGAGGAAGTGAAGCTGGCAAGCCGTAGCCTGGTAAACCTGCGGGCGTCGCTTACCGCCCCATCGGAAAAATGGACTGCGGGTCTGTACGTCGAAAACCTTACAGGTGAGGAATACTACCACTGGGGCTACGCTGCAGCGGATTACAACCTGCCGGCTACCCAGACTGACCCCTCTCGCGGTCGTGTGGCGGGGGTTAATCTCGACTACCGATTCTGA
- a CDS encoding glutamine synthetase family protein has translation MDKITQWLAEHSISEVECLVPDMSGNARGKFTPTDKFLTEDSRLPESILVQTVTGDYVDEHNELVDPADTDMLLVPDPDSIRLNPWANEPTAQIIHDCYTRDGKPHPISTRNILKFVLEKYAEQGWQPVVAPEVEFYLVKRNLDPDEKLSAPVGRSGRTEKTRQSYSIDAANEYEPIIEDMYDFCEAQGLDVDTLIHESGTAQMEINFLHGDPLNLADQVFTFKRTVRETALRHGIYATFMAKPMEDEPGSALHLHQSVIDTKTGKNIFVNDDGSENERFMHFIGGMQKYTPGFITFFAPNVNSYRRFTPEMAAPTSLHWGYDNRTTGLRVPDSSPQGKRLENRFPGADCNPYLAIATSLACGYLGMMNKIEPSEPYKGDCSSEPITLPRTQEHALTLLAECPEAVEMFGDTFVRAWAAIKRDEYEEFNRVISSWEREYLLLNV, from the coding sequence ATGGACAAGATTACCCAGTGGCTCGCAGAACACTCAATTTCCGAGGTCGAGTGCCTGGTACCGGACATGTCCGGAAACGCGCGGGGGAAGTTTACCCCAACCGATAAATTCCTCACCGAAGACAGTCGCTTGCCAGAAAGTATTCTGGTGCAGACCGTTACCGGTGACTATGTCGATGAACATAACGAACTGGTAGATCCCGCAGACACGGATATGCTGCTGGTACCTGACCCGGATTCGATCCGCTTGAACCCCTGGGCCAACGAACCAACCGCCCAGATTATTCACGACTGCTATACCCGTGATGGAAAACCCCACCCCATCAGCACCCGCAACATCCTCAAATTTGTTCTGGAAAAATACGCTGAACAGGGCTGGCAACCGGTGGTGGCACCGGAGGTGGAATTTTATCTGGTCAAGCGCAACCTGGACCCGGATGAAAAACTGTCTGCCCCGGTAGGACGTTCCGGGCGTACGGAAAAAACCCGGCAATCCTACAGTATCGATGCAGCGAACGAATACGAGCCGATCATTGAGGACATGTACGACTTCTGCGAGGCCCAAGGGCTAGATGTGGACACCCTGATCCATGAGTCCGGCACCGCACAGATGGAAATCAACTTTCTGCACGGTGACCCTCTGAACCTGGCCGACCAGGTATTTACGTTCAAGCGTACCGTGCGTGAAACCGCCCTGCGCCACGGTATCTACGCGACCTTTATGGCAAAGCCAATGGAGGATGAACCCGGCAGTGCACTGCATTTGCACCAGAGCGTCATCGACACGAAAACCGGGAAAAACATTTTTGTGAATGACGACGGCTCCGAAAATGAGCGTTTTATGCACTTTATTGGCGGCATGCAAAAATACACTCCGGGGTTCATTACCTTCTTTGCACCCAACGTAAACTCGTACCGTCGCTTCACACCGGAAATGGCAGCGCCCACAAGCCTGCATTGGGGATATGACAACCGCACTACCGGACTTCGCGTACCGGACAGCTCGCCGCAAGGCAAGCGCCTGGAAAACCGCTTCCCCGGAGCCGATTGCAACCCCTACCTGGCGATAGCAACCTCCCTGGCGTGTGGCTACCTTGGCATGATGAACAAGATAGAACCCAGCGAACCTTACAAAGGTGACTGCTCGAGTGAACCCATCACCCTGCCGCGAACCCAGGAACACGCCCTGACATTACTGGCGGAATGTCCTGAGGCGGTGGAAATGTTTGGCGATACCTTCGTGCGCGCCTGGGCGGCGATCAAACGGGATGAATACGAGGAGTTCAACCGGGTAATCAGCTCCTGGGAGCGGGAATACCTGCTGCTGAACGTATAA
- a CDS encoding TetR/AcrR family transcriptional regulator, with translation MSSAEQNRRRNQLSPRREPVQARARERARQILDTTGRLLEQVGLNDLTTIRIAKELGVSVGSVYHYFPNKHAILYAMGEQWLASLTERLDDLAAGNLEELSLKNFLGDLLFRWESVYREQRGLLPLVQAMWGIPELHELDQRHDELVINHLVDMFRRLGFTCPPNETNRLARATLETCHAMLLVIVNQQGVRSRRTREDLLNMLLVLLEPHRNDETPSGLDDVEAP, from the coding sequence GTGTCGAGCGCAGAACAGAATCGCCGCAGAAATCAGTTGTCGCCGCGACGGGAGCCAGTACAGGCTCGGGCTCGCGAGCGCGCCCGCCAGATATTGGATACCACTGGTCGCCTGTTGGAGCAGGTAGGACTGAACGACCTAACCACGATCCGCATCGCCAAGGAGCTGGGGGTTTCGGTGGGCTCTGTATATCACTACTTCCCTAACAAGCACGCGATTCTCTATGCGATGGGGGAGCAGTGGCTGGCCAGTCTTACCGAGCGTCTGGATGATCTGGCGGCGGGCAATCTGGAAGAACTGTCGCTGAAGAATTTTCTCGGTGACCTGTTGTTTCGCTGGGAATCGGTCTATCGGGAACAGCGCGGCCTGCTGCCACTGGTGCAGGCAATGTGGGGAATCCCGGAGTTGCATGAGCTTGACCAGCGCCACGATGAGCTTGTGATCAATCATCTGGTGGATATGTTCCGGCGACTCGGCTTTACCTGTCCGCCGAATGAAACCAACCGGTTGGCCCGTGCCACCCTGGAAACCTGTCACGCCATGCTACTGGTTATTGTCAATCAGCAGGGAGTGCGCTCACGACGCACCCGGGAAGATCTGCTGAATATGTTGCTGGTGCTGTTGGAGCCCCACCGCAACGACGAAACCCCCTCGGGCCTGGATGATGTGGAGGCGCCCTGA